The following are from one region of the Gloeomargarita lithophora Alchichica-D10 genome:
- a CDS encoding glycosyltransferase, translating into MTTVVGGCSVLALLVWLVLWLGRGGFWRADQVLPAVPQPITSWPGVAVLIPARNEATTLPESLPSLLQQQYAGDLEIWLIDDQSTDGTGAVAAEIAQELGCTERLHILTGTPLPAGWSGKLWALEQGWQAVQTQEHYPSKFKYILLTDADICHAPDSVMQLVAQAQTHHLGLVSWMVLLRCESFWDRLLIPAFVFFFQKLYPFPWVNDPAKTTAAAAGGCILLEQQVLQKLGGFACLRGALIDDCTLAQRVKGLGVPVWLGLTDATRSVRPYGTLASTWGMVARTAFTQLHYSPWLLLGTLLGMGLLYGAPLVGWGWGLVMGIPWLLVVAGLTWGLMAGLYAKTLRWYNLPTLWGLTLPLAAGLYTLMTLDSARRHWQGRGGAWKGRVYPKGS; encoded by the coding sequence ATGACCACGGTTGTCGGCGGGTGTAGCGTTCTAGCATTGCTGGTGTGGTTGGTGCTGTGGCTGGGACGGGGGGGGTTCTGGCGGGCAGATCAGGTTTTACCTGCGGTTCCGCAACCTATAACCTCTTGGCCGGGGGTGGCGGTATTGATTCCCGCCCGCAATGAGGCCACCACTTTGCCTGAGAGTTTGCCGTCTTTATTGCAACAGCAGTACGCCGGTGATTTAGAAATTTGGTTGATTGATGACCAAAGCACGGATGGCACCGGGGCAGTGGCGGCAGAAATTGCCCAGGAATTGGGTTGTACCGAACGGTTGCATATCCTCACAGGCACCCCTTTACCAGCGGGATGGTCCGGGAAACTGTGGGCGTTAGAGCAGGGCTGGCAGGCGGTGCAAACGCAGGAACATTACCCCAGTAAATTTAAGTATATTTTACTAACAGATGCGGATATCTGTCATGCACCGGACAGTGTGATGCAGTTGGTGGCGCAGGCGCAGACCCACCACCTGGGCTTGGTGTCATGGATGGTGTTATTGCGCTGTGAGTCGTTCTGGGATCGCCTGTTGATTCCGGCCTTTGTATTCTTTTTCCAGAAACTCTATCCCTTTCCCTGGGTGAATGACCCCGCAAAAACCACGGCGGCGGCGGCGGGGGGCTGTATTTTGCTAGAGCAACAGGTACTGCAAAAACTCGGGGGCTTTGCCTGTCTGCGGGGGGCATTGATTGACGATTGCACCCTGGCACAACGGGTCAAGGGTTTGGGGGTGCCGGTCTGGTTGGGGTTGACCGATGCTACCCGGAGTGTGCGACCTTATGGGACGTTGGCTAGCACCTGGGGGATGGTGGCACGGACGGCCTTTACCCAACTCCATTATTCCCCGTGGTTACTCCTGGGCACCCTGCTGGGGATGGGGTTGCTTTATGGGGCACCACTGGTGGGCTGGGGCTGGGGTTTGGTGATGGGAATCCCCTGGTTGTTGGTGGTGGCAGGACTGACTTGGGGTTTGATGGCGGGTTTGTATGCCAAAACCTTACGTTGGTACAATTTACCTACACTATGGGGGCTAACATTACCCCTGGCCGCCGGGTTGTACACCCTGATGACCCTGGATTCGGCGCGTCGCCATTGGCAGGGGCGGGGGGGTGCCTGGAAGGGGCGGGTTTATCCCAAGGGCAGTTGA
- a CDS encoding DUF1816 domain-containing protein — translation MKFKDSFRELFTSVLERVGLAWWVKICTTHPPCAYYFGPFATEEEAVAAQPGYLEDLLAEQAEGITWEICQARPQVLTVEDLIVPANGNGQVPRPPEPQLPLG, via the coding sequence ATGAAATTCAAAGATTCGTTTCGGGAACTGTTTACCTCGGTGTTGGAGCGGGTGGGGCTGGCTTGGTGGGTAAAAATCTGCACTACCCATCCCCCCTGTGCCTACTACTTTGGGCCTTTTGCCACCGAGGAAGAGGCCGTGGCCGCTCAACCGGGCTACCTAGAAGACCTGTTGGCGGAGCAAGCGGAGGGGATCACCTGGGAAATTTGTCAGGCTCGCCCCCAGGTTTTGACCGTAGAAGACCTGATAGTGCCTGCGAATGGCAACGGTCAGGTACCCCGCCCCCCAGAGCCTCAACTGCCCTTGGGATAA